A genome region from endosymbiont of Acanthamoeba sp. UWC8 includes the following:
- the atpH gene encoding ATP synthase F1 subunit delta, whose product MEAARNVTAKRYSEALFSAAQGVHALKEVAADLDKLKVVFKENQRYLKFILPKVVPSKIKNIFLNTAISKLELNEITHNFLRVLVRQNKVYAIDDIRKAFFESLEVHNNELRVFVTSAVALPEAESKKLSDELGAIFNKKIILNVVVDKNVLGGLLVRVGSQLLDATLKNKLQRIRKLALQN is encoded by the coding sequence ATGGAAGCAGCAAGAAATGTTACCGCTAAGCGTTACTCAGAAGCACTTTTTAGTGCCGCCCAAGGTGTGCATGCTTTAAAAGAGGTGGCTGCGGATTTAGATAAGTTAAAAGTAGTCTTTAAGGAGAATCAGCGGTATTTGAAATTCATACTGCCCAAGGTAGTTCCTTCTAAAATTAAAAATATATTTTTAAATACGGCAATTTCAAAGCTTGAGCTGAATGAGATTACACATAACTTTTTAAGAGTGCTTGTCAGGCAAAATAAAGTTTATGCGATCGATGATATCCGAAAAGCTTTTTTTGAAAGTCTTGAAGTTCATAATAATGAGCTTAGGGTTTTTGTTACCAGTGCAGTTGCTTTGCCTGAAGCTGAGAGTAAAAAACTTTCCGATGAGCTTGGGGCGATATTTAATAAAAAAATAATTCTAAATGTAGTTGTGGATAAGAATGTTTTGGGTGGTCTTTTAGTTAGAGTTGGATCGCAATTGCTGGATGCAACGTTAAAAAACAAGCTGCAAAGGATTAGAAAATTAGCTTTACAA